A segment of the Vagococcus hydrophili genome:
TTACGGATTTGCCAAACGTTTTGATCCATTTATCGTAAACACCGTAGTAGGATTTATTGGACCTGAGTATTTATATGACTCTAAACAAGTTATTAGAGCTGGTTTAGAAGATCACTTCATGGGTAAACTTTCAGGAATTTCAATGGGATGTGACGTATGTTACACAAACCATATGAAAGCTGACCAAAACGATGCTGAAAACTTAGCGGTTCTTTTAAATCAAGCAAACGTTAACTTCATCATGGGTATCCCTCATGCAGATGATATCATGTTAAATTACCAAACAACTGGTTACCATGAAACAGCTACATTACGTCATTTAATGAACAAACGCCCAACAAGAGAATTCGAAGGTTGGATGGAAAAAATGGGACTTATGGAAGATGGTCGTTTAACTGAAATCGCTGGTGACGCATCAATTTTCTTGAAAAAGTAAAGGAGGTCAATAAAAACAATGGTAGATGAAAAAAATTTAAAAGCTTTGATTGAAACAATTTTAGCTGAAATGTCAGGCCAAGAAGGTCAAACAACAACGGAGGAAGTTGTCTCAAGTGTTCAATCTCACTTATCAAACGAGCAATCTGACGTTGAAGATGGATGTATTCCAGATATTACAGAAGTTGATATTAGAAAACAATTTTTAGTACCTAACGCACATGATGAAGAAGGTTACTTAAGAATGAAGTCATTTACACCAGCTCGTCTTGGTTTATGGCGTTCAGGTCCTCGTTACAAAACGCAATCAATGTTACGTTTTAGAGCAGACCACGCTGCCGCTCAAGATGCTGTTTTCTCTGATGTACCAGAAGAATTAGTCAAAGAAATGGGCTTCACTTCAGTTATTACTAAATGCCAAGACAAAGATGAGTATGTGACTCGTCCTGACTTAGGTCGTCAATTTGATGTTGAAAATCAAGAAATCATTAAGAGCAACACAACGAAAGGTGCGAAAGTTCAAATCGTTGTAGGTGACGGTTTAAGTTCAGCCGCAGTTGGAGCAAACATTAAAGAAATTTTACCATCAATCAAACAAGGTTTAAAAATGTTTAACCTTGATTTTGATACGCCGGTTTTTGTTAAATACTCACGTGTTGGGGCAATGGACGAAATTGGTGAATTAACAGATGCTGATTGTGTCTGTATGTTAATTGGTGAAAGACCAGGTTTAGTAACTGCTGAATCAATGAGTGCTTACTTAGCGTATAAACCAACAGTTGGTATGCCAGAAGCACGTCGTACAGTAATTTCTAACATCCACAAAGGTGGAACACCAGCCGTTGAAGCTGGCGCATATATTGCCGAAATTATTAAAAATATCATTGTTAAGAAAAAATCAGGTATTGATTTAAAAGAATCAGAGTAACTCTTTAAAACAAACGAGGAGGAAATGTTAATGATT
Coding sequences within it:
- the eutC gene encoding ethanolamine ammonia-lyase subunit EutC — its product is MVDEKNLKALIETILAEMSGQEGQTTTEEVVSSVQSHLSNEQSDVEDGCIPDITEVDIRKQFLVPNAHDEEGYLRMKSFTPARLGLWRSGPRYKTQSMLRFRADHAAAQDAVFSDVPEELVKEMGFTSVITKCQDKDEYVTRPDLGRQFDVENQEIIKSNTTKGAKVQIVVGDGLSSAAVGANIKEILPSIKQGLKMFNLDFDTPVFVKYSRVGAMDEIGELTDADCVCMLIGERPGLVTAESMSAYLAYKPTVGMPEARRTVISNIHKGGTPAVEAGAYIAEIIKNIIVKKKSGIDLKESE